The DNA region GCACCATGTTCGGCTACACGTGCCAACTCTTTCATGATGGCAATCACGTGGGCGTACTGCCGCCCGATCTGCTGCAGCAGGTGCGCGAAGACATCCCCTCTTTGTTCGCGCTGCCCAACCTAGCCGAGCAGAAATCGCTGGTGATAAGCCTGACCCGCAAAAACGCCCAGAACATCAAGGTCGCCATCGAGCACGGCGTGTTCCAGGGCGAAAAAGACCTGCTGCACATTTTCATCCTGCGCGACATCACTTGGCTCGCCCTCCTGGAAAAGCGCAAGAACGAAGCCGAACGCATTCTGCGGCACGACATCAAGAACTATGCATCGAACTTCGAACAGCTCGCTGCGCACATCATCGCAAAATCCGACAACGCAAACGTCACGCAGGCGGCCGAGCTCATCAAGGAAGCAGGCAGCAAGCTGAATGAGCTCCTGGATACGGACCTGGACAACTTCATGCTCGAAACCGGCAAATTCCAACTGTCCCGGTCGGATTGTAACCTCAACAAAATGCTCAGCGGCATTGCCGCCCAGTATTCATTTTCCAGTCGAAGCCGCGGCATCCAATTGAGCTATCAGCACGAGGAACTCAATAACGGGTACGACATTTATTATGAAGGCGACTGCCTCCTCCTGGAACGTTTGTTCCAGAACCTCATCAAAAACGCCGTAGAGGCTTCTCCTGACGGAAAGAAGGTCGAAGTCGCCGTCGAGGAACAAGCGGGCTTCGTCCTCTTCAGCGTGCACAACATGGGCGTTATTCCGGAAGAATTCCGTTCCAGATTCATGCACGATCACGCAACATCCAAACAGAACGGGCATGGCCTTGGCGCCTACACCGCGCGGCTTATTGCCGAAGCCCACGGCGGCCGGATCGACTTCGAGAGTTCCGAAGAATCCGGCACCACCCTTCGCGTGACCCTGCCCCGGCCTCATACCGAGAGCTGAGGCGACCCCCTTCGCCGACGCAGAAACGGCCCCGTATTCCGGGCGTTTTTCGTGCGTCGGCGCCGCGACCAGACCGGTGCCCCCCTCTCTCTTTGTGCGCCATCCTCTTGCGCCGCCGTCCCTGCCGGAGTACATCTCTCTGCCTTGTCGCG from Oceanidesulfovibrio marinus includes:
- a CDS encoding PAS domain-containing sensor histidine kinase, with protein sequence MSTQLLDTQIVVNGLFHSVKDGLLIYTEHSTDQVFVNNSFCTMFGYTCQLFHDGNHVGVLPPDLLQQVREDIPSLFALPNLAEQKSLVISLTRKNAQNIKVAIEHGVFQGEKDLLHIFILRDITWLALLEKRKNEAERILRHDIKNYASNFEQLAAHIIAKSDNANVTQAAELIKEAGSKLNELLDTDLDNFMLETGKFQLSRSDCNLNKMLSGIAAQYSFSSRSRGIQLSYQHEELNNGYDIYYEGDCLLLERLFQNLIKNAVEASPDGKKVEVAVEEQAGFVLFSVHNMGVIPEEFRSRFMHDHATSKQNGHGLGAYTARLIAEAHGGRIDFESSEESGTTLRVTLPRPHTES